One region of Mucilaginibacter sp. 14171R-50 genomic DNA includes:
- a CDS encoding HAD-IIIA family hydrolase has translation MNKAIFFDKDGTLIPDIPYNVDPEKITLEDKVTEGLQKLQYEGFKLIIISNQSGVARGYFAEDKLLAVANRMEELFTINNLKLDGFYYCPHHPQGSVPGYDKECDCRKPAPGMLLRAAADHRISLNDSWMIGDILNDVEAGNRAGCNTVLIDNGNETEWIEGPYRKPTIVCQTINQAANLLLLNNEHELAGL, from the coding sequence ATGAACAAGGCAATTTTTTTTGATAAGGACGGTACTCTGATACCCGATATCCCTTACAATGTAGACCCTGAAAAAATCACATTGGAAGATAAGGTAACAGAAGGGCTGCAAAAGCTGCAGTATGAGGGGTTTAAGCTCATCATCATATCAAATCAGTCGGGCGTGGCGCGGGGATACTTCGCTGAGGATAAATTGCTGGCCGTGGCAAACCGCATGGAAGAACTGTTTACTATCAATAATTTAAAGTTAGACGGGTTTTATTACTGCCCCCACCATCCTCAGGGTAGCGTGCCGGGATATGACAAGGAATGCGATTGCCGTAAGCCTGCGCCCGGCATGCTGCTGAGGGCGGCGGCTGATCATCGGATAAGCTTAAACGATTCGTGGATGATAGGCGATATTTTAAACGACGTGGAGGCCGGCAACAGGGCCGGCTGTAATACTGTCTTAATCGACAATGGTAACGAAACAGAGTGGATAGAAGGGCCGTACCGTAAACCAACTATCGTGTGCCAAACCATTAACCAGGCCGCAAACTTGTTGCTATTAAATAACGAACATGAACTGGCAGGGCTGTAA
- a CDS encoding response regulator, translated as MKKKKVLVIDDNADVLDIMEEALKYEGFSVKTSNTADDLVTLINNYNPDILLIDYLLKGINGGEICHQVKVTPQTSQLPVIIFSAYPRVLLSLGNYGCDKFIPKPFELTDLVKNIKTILSAGFRSNEPAIY; from the coding sequence ATGAAAAAGAAGAAAGTGCTTGTAATTGATGATAATGCCGACGTTTTGGATATTATGGAAGAGGCATTAAAGTACGAAGGTTTTTCTGTAAAGACATCAAATACCGCGGATGATTTGGTAACGCTTATTAATAATTATAACCCCGATATTTTATTGATAGATTATTTACTTAAGGGCATAAATGGGGGCGAGATATGTCACCAGGTGAAAGTAACCCCGCAAACAAGTCAGCTGCCTGTAATCATATTTTCGGCATACCCGAGGGTGCTTTTATCGCTTGGCAATTATGGGTGCGATAAATTTATACCCAAACCTTTTGAACTAACCGATCTGGTTAAAAATATTAAAACTATACTATCGGCCGGATTCAGATCTAATGAGCCGGCCATTTACTAA
- a CDS encoding glycosyltransferase family 9 protein, which translates to MNWQGCKNILCIRPDNMGDLIMTGAAIRALKESFGAKITVLTSSMAKGIIKHMPEIDDAIIFDLPWVKTAAAPGPESFNKVVAAIKQYNFDAAVIFTVYSQNPVPTAMLAYLAGVPQILSYCRENPYQLINNWVPDIEPYHEIKHQVRRDLDLVATVGAYPQHEALNLNADEALWPAIPGKLKKIGADLEKPFLLLHAGVSELKREYPVEGWAAAGQLLIEQGYQLILTGSEAERQLTDELEARIGAGSFSAAGMFTLSEFICLVKRSPLLISVNTGTVHIAAAVGTPVVVLYAQTNPQHTPWSVPHKVLQFPVPEQLRSKNQVIAWVNTMLYNKSVKHPAPNDIVEAVTQLLNSPVSQTQPFPGIPNENRVFEAS; encoded by the coding sequence ATGAACTGGCAGGGCTGTAAAAATATACTTTGCATCCGCCCGGATAATATGGGCGACCTGATCATGACGGGCGCGGCTATCCGTGCTTTAAAAGAAAGTTTTGGGGCAAAAATAACAGTATTGACCTCATCAATGGCAAAAGGTATCATAAAACATATGCCCGAAATTGATGACGCCATCATCTTTGACCTGCCATGGGTTAAAACGGCCGCAGCTCCAGGCCCCGAAAGTTTTAACAAAGTTGTAGCTGCCATTAAGCAATACAACTTTGATGCTGCGGTTATATTTACAGTTTATAGCCAAAACCCGGTGCCAACAGCAATGCTGGCCTATTTAGCTGGGGTGCCGCAAATATTGTCCTATTGCCGCGAAAACCCGTATCAACTCATTAATAATTGGGTACCTGATATTGAACCTTACCACGAAATTAAACACCAGGTACGGCGCGACCTTGACCTGGTAGCAACTGTTGGCGCGTACCCGCAACATGAGGCACTTAATCTCAATGCTGATGAGGCGTTGTGGCCTGCCATTCCCGGCAAATTAAAAAAAATAGGGGCAGACCTTGAAAAGCCTTTTCTGTTGCTGCATGCAGGTGTAAGTGAATTAAAGCGGGAATACCCCGTTGAAGGGTGGGCAGCAGCAGGGCAGCTATTAATTGAGCAGGGTTACCAGTTGATCCTGACAGGCTCAGAGGCAGAGCGGCAATTAACCGACGAACTGGAAGCTCGCATTGGGGCGGGTAGTTTTTCCGCCGCTGGTATGTTCACGCTTTCGGAGTTTATCTGTCTTGTTAAAAGATCACCTCTGTTAATTTCTGTTAATACAGGTACGGTACACATAGCTGCTGCTGTTGGCACGCCTGTAGTTGTGCTATATGCACAAACTAATCCGCAGCATACGCCATGGAGTGTCCCCCACAAAGTACTGCAGTTTCCGGTGCCCGAACAATTGCGCAGCAAAAATCAGGTTATTGCCTGGGTAAATACAATGCTTTACAACAAATCCGTTAAGCACCCGGCTCCAAACGATATTGTTGAGGCTGTTACCCAATTGCTTAACTCACCAGTGTCACAAACTCAACCGTTTCCCGGAATACCAAATGAAAATCGGGTGTTTGAAGCCAGTTGA
- a CDS encoding response regulator transcription factor, with product MTFNLLQRNKQSIIYGVSLAGLLLLLKWLEWHFVIINNAVELYTGGIAIVFTALGIWLATKLTGPKLKTVVVEKEVFANPNFTFNRDVADKLRLSNRELEVLQLIANGLSNRQIADRLFVSLNTIKTHTSNLFLKLEVERRTQAIEKAKRLHLIP from the coding sequence ATGACCTTTAACCTACTTCAAAGAAACAAGCAGAGTATAATTTACGGCGTATCGTTAGCCGGGCTGTTGTTATTGCTTAAATGGCTGGAGTGGCATTTTGTTATTATCAATAACGCGGTTGAACTGTACACCGGGGGGATAGCTATAGTTTTTACGGCTTTGGGTATCTGGCTTGCCACCAAACTTACGGGGCCAAAGCTAAAAACCGTGGTGGTTGAAAAAGAAGTTTTTGCCAATCCAAATTTTACATTTAACCGCGATGTAGCCGATAAGCTTCGCCTAAGTAATCGCGAACTGGAGGTTTTGCAATTAATAGCTAACGGGTTAAGTAACCGGCAAATTGCCGACCGCCTGTTTGTATCGTTAAACACTATTAAAACCCATACCTCAAACCTGTTTTTAAAACTTGAAGTTGAACGCCGCACCCAGGCTATTGAAAAGGCAAAACGGTTGCACCTGATACCCTGA
- a CDS encoding DUF4199 domain-containing protein gives MKRIILICGLIGGLISVGWFLLSEQLLTLNISMNARMFFGYATMIVGLSVIFAGIKNYRDNYNNGVISFGRGLKIGLLITLVASTIYVIVWMIDYTFFVPDFFDKYKALMLADMKAQGAGAAEIQAKMAETDNYIEMYRNPLVNIMFTYMEIVPVGLVISIIAALILKRRQKPVEAA, from the coding sequence ATGAAAAGGATAATTTTAATCTGTGGTTTAATTGGCGGTTTAATAAGCGTTGGCTGGTTTCTGCTTAGCGAGCAATTGCTTACGCTTAATATAAGCATGAACGCCCGGATGTTTTTTGGGTATGCAACCATGATAGTGGGTTTATCGGTGATTTTTGCAGGCATCAAAAACTACCGCGATAATTATAACAACGGCGTTATCAGCTTTGGCAGGGGATTAAAGATAGGGCTTTTGATAACATTAGTTGCCTCAACAATATATGTTATTGTATGGATGATAGATTACACATTTTTTGTGCCCGACTTTTTTGATAAATACAAAGCGCTGATGCTGGCGGATATGAAAGCGCAGGGAGCCGGCGCCGCCGAGATACAGGCTAAGATGGCTGAAACAGACAATTATATAGAAATGTATCGCAACCCGCTTGTGAATATAATGTTTACCTACATGGAAATAGTGCCGGTGGGTTTGGTGATCTCGATAATTGCCGCGCTGATCCTGAAAAGAAGGCAAAAACCGGTTGAAGCTGCCTGA
- a CDS encoding response regulator transcription factor — translation MIDIILAEDHNIVRNGVISLLEKEPDIYVAGSATNGNEVLSLLENGVHADAILADMNMPHMGGIELVENVKKLYPQCKVIILSALDNEKDVIKAFQAGASGYLLKSVNPAELVFAVKHTQLNNLYICSDLSSKFLKRLLTIPDPSALPKLRDIEFSAKEVKVLGLITEGYTNQEIADKLFTSKRTVESQRQALIDKTASRNTAALVRFAIINGIVS, via the coding sequence ATGATAGATATTATACTGGCGGAAGATCACAACATAGTGCGGAACGGCGTTATATCGTTATTAGAAAAAGAGCCCGACATTTATGTAGCAGGCTCGGCTACCAACGGCAACGAAGTTTTGTCGCTGCTTGAAAATGGTGTACACGCCGATGCGATACTTGCGGATATGAACATGCCCCATATGGGTGGGATAGAGCTTGTTGAAAATGTAAAAAAGCTTTACCCCCAGTGTAAAGTAATTATTTTGAGTGCGCTGGATAACGAGAAAGATGTAATAAAGGCTTTCCAGGCAGGGGCAAGTGGTTATTTATTAAAAAGCGTAAATCCTGCCGAACTGGTGTTTGCGGTAAAGCATACACAGCTCAATAATCTGTATATTTGTTCTGACCTCAGTTCAAAGTTTTTAAAACGACTGCTGACCATTCCCGATCCGTCTGCCCTGCCAAAATTGCGGGATATAGAATTTTCTGCAAAAGAAGTAAAGGTATTAGGCCTCATTACCGAAGGATATACCAACCAAGAGATAGCCGATAAGCTGTTTACCAGTAAGCGAACCGTAGAAAGCCAAAGGCAAGCCCTTATCGATAAAACGGCTTCGCGAAATACCGCAGCTTTGGTACGCTTTGCCATAATAAACGGTATTGTAAGTTAA
- a CDS encoding glycosyltransferase family 2 protein, protein MELITVSIVIPTYRRPKLLTNCLQALLQQKFDKWLYEIIVVSDGPDEQTKQVVNKWAAYEYPQMRYLPLTVKKGPAAARNYGWLNARGKIIAFTDDDCTPDPHWLQELVKHCNPNQDVAITGRTIVPIGKNPTDYEQNTAHLQTADFITANCACTKNALIKAGGFDEQFSMAWREDSDLEFKLIDNNIPIKKVESAIVVHPVRSPAWGVSIKEQKKTMYNALLYKKHPTLYRKKISQTTPVLYYCIITAFIMMLAGIVSGQSAVTLVGCAGWLGLTAYFIFKRLYKTRLSVNHITEMVITSFIIPFVSVFWQWYGAFKFRVLFI, encoded by the coding sequence GTGGAACTAATAACAGTATCTATAGTAATTCCAACATATCGGCGGCCGAAACTGTTAACTAACTGCCTGCAGGCGCTGCTGCAGCAAAAATTTGATAAGTGGCTTTACGAGATAATTGTAGTAAGCGATGGACCAGACGAGCAAACAAAACAGGTAGTTAATAAATGGGCGGCGTACGAGTATCCGCAGATGCGTTACCTGCCGTTAACTGTAAAAAAGGGCCCTGCAGCGGCCCGTAATTATGGCTGGTTAAACGCCCGCGGCAAAATTATCGCCTTTACTGATGACGATTGCACGCCCGACCCACATTGGCTGCAGGAACTTGTCAAGCACTGTAACCCCAACCAGGATGTTGCAATTACCGGCAGAACAATTGTGCCCATTGGTAAAAACCCCACAGATTATGAACAGAACACCGCGCATTTGCAAACCGCAGATTTTATAACCGCTAACTGCGCCTGCACAAAAAATGCCCTGATAAAGGCCGGGGGCTTCGACGAGCAGTTTAGTATGGCCTGGCGCGAAGACAGCGACCTGGAGTTTAAGCTTATTGATAATAATATCCCTATAAAAAAAGTAGAAAGCGCCATTGTGGTGCATCCGGTGCGGAGCCCGGCATGGGGCGTAAGTATTAAGGAGCAAAAGAAAACCATGTACAACGCGCTGCTTTATAAAAAGCACCCAACATTATATCGCAAAAAGATAAGCCAGACAACCCCGGTATTATATTATTGCATTATAACGGCTTTTATAATGATGCTGGCGGGGATAGTAAGCGGGCAGTCGGCTGTAACGCTGGTTGGTTGTGCAGGCTGGCTTGGTTTAACAGCCTATTTTATTTTTAAACGGCTTTATAAAACCAGGCTCTCCGTAAATCATATCACCGAAATGGTTATCACATCTTTTATCATCCCATTCGTATCGGTATTTTGGCAATGGTATGGTGCATTTAAGTTCCGCGTATTATTTATTTAG
- a CDS encoding single-stranded DNA-binding protein: MFQNSGINKAILLGLIANKPAWRIIEKQKWLCFQLVTDEVFNRQKVSQQHAEYHSIRVVESLAAIEVDNLKEGAEVYLEGKVTTQASVDQLGIKRYDTFIVAGRLNIMKLPEEGEMPQHSFRSEFY, from the coding sequence ATGTTTCAAAATTCAGGAATTAACAAAGCCATTCTGCTCGGTCTTATCGCTAATAAACCAGCATGGAGAATAATAGAAAAACAAAAATGGCTGTGCTTTCAGCTTGTAACTGACGAAGTATTTAACCGGCAAAAGGTAAGTCAGCAGCATGCCGAATATCACAGCATCCGCGTGGTCGAAAGTTTGGCAGCTATCGAGGTAGATAATTTAAAAGAAGGAGCCGAAGTTTACCTGGAGGGGAAAGTAACCACCCAGGCAAGCGTAGATCAATTAGGCATAAAACGGTACGATACCTTTATTGTAGCCGGCCGGCTTAATATAATGAAGCTCCCCGAAGAAGGTGAAATGCCGCAACACAGCTTCAGGTCCGAGTTTTACTAA
- a CDS encoding glycosyltransferase family 4 protein: MQNKLKVFTWHIHGSYLFYLSQGNYDIYIPTKPEKTEGYYGRGETFPFGDNVKEIPAEEVKYHEFDCVVYQTNNNYLVDQYEILTAEQRELPRIYIEHDPPRQHPTDTKHVVDDENMVLVHVTHFNRLMWDSNKTPTRVIEHGVTDPGAIYQGDLDRGIVVINNLPARGRLLGHDIFMHARKHVPLDLVGMGTGELGLGEVLHPQLPKFQSRCRFFFNPIRYTSLGLAICEAMMMGIPVVGLATTELSAVIENGVSGFIHTDVEYLIDKMKLLISEPQLAREIGTRGREVALQRFSIGRFTNDWETLFNEVTAKSQTTAAQIV; encoded by the coding sequence ATGCAAAACAAACTGAAAGTATTTACCTGGCATATACATGGCAGCTACCTTTTTTATCTGTCGCAGGGCAATTACGACATATACATACCAACAAAGCCCGAAAAGACCGAAGGTTATTATGGAAGGGGAGAGACCTTCCCTTTTGGTGACAATGTGAAAGAAATACCTGCCGAAGAGGTGAAGTACCACGAGTTTGATTGCGTTGTGTATCAAACCAACAATAACTACCTGGTTGATCAGTACGAGATATTGACTGCGGAGCAGCGCGAGCTGCCTCGAATTTATATTGAACATGACCCGCCGCGCCAACACCCTACCGATACCAAACATGTTGTGGATGATGAAAACATGGTGTTGGTACATGTTACACATTTTAACCGCTTGATGTGGGATAGTAACAAAACGCCAACCCGTGTTATCGAGCATGGGGTGACCGACCCTGGCGCTATATACCAGGGCGACCTTGACCGCGGAATTGTAGTAATTAATAATTTACCCGCCCGCGGCCGTTTGCTGGGGCACGATATATTTATGCACGCCCGTAAACATGTACCGCTTGATCTGGTAGGCATGGGCACAGGCGAACTTGGACTGGGGGAGGTGCTGCATCCGCAGTTGCCAAAATTTCAAAGCCGTTGCCGTTTCTTTTTTAATCCGATAAGATACACCAGCCTTGGCCTTGCTATATGCGAAGCCATGATGATGGGCATACCCGTAGTAGGGCTTGCCACAACAGAGTTATCTGCAGTTATCGAAAATGGCGTGTCAGGGTTTATACACACCGATGTAGAATACCTGATAGACAAAATGAAATTATTGATCAGCGAGCCGCAACTGGCCCGCGAAATTGGCACCAGAGGCAGGGAAGTAGCTTTACAGCGCTTTAGTATAGGGCGTTTTACCAACGATTGGGAGACCCTTTTTAACGAAGTCACCGCGAAAAGCCAAACCACTGCCGCCCAAATAGTATAA
- a CDS encoding DUF6766 family protein: protein MKNKSFLYRNSLSIVFLTLFIVTLCAQALTGWKEHNQELADDHANEIPFLTYLHTGHFVSSTFENFQSEFLQMALYVVMTVGLRQQGSAESKSLDEKEDVDREPNPNKKDAPWPVRKGGIWLKLYSHSLSIAFFALFFFSWGMHLYGSWMDNNTEQAVKGKAFQTITQYIAGPRFWFETFQNWQSEFLSVLSIVVLTIFLRQKGSSESKPVDAPHMETGK, encoded by the coding sequence ATGAAGAATAAAAGTTTCCTTTATCGTAACAGCCTCAGCATTGTTTTTTTAACATTGTTTATAGTTACACTATGCGCACAGGCGCTCACCGGCTGGAAGGAACATAACCAGGAACTTGCCGACGATCATGCTAACGAGATACCGTTTTTAACCTACCTGCATACCGGGCACTTTGTATCGTCAACTTTTGAGAACTTTCAAAGCGAGTTTTTACAGATGGCGCTTTACGTGGTAATGACGGTAGGGCTGCGTCAGCAAGGTTCGGCAGAGTCTAAGAGCCTTGATGAAAAGGAAGACGTTGACCGCGAACCCAACCCCAATAAAAAGGATGCGCCGTGGCCGGTGCGTAAAGGCGGTATCTGGCTTAAGCTATACAGCCATTCCCTATCCATCGCATTTTTTGCGCTTTTCTTTTTTAGCTGGGGGATGCACCTTTACGGCAGTTGGATGGACAACAATACCGAGCAGGCCGTAAAAGGCAAAGCTTTTCAAACCATTACCCAATACATAGCCGGGCCACGTTTTTGGTTCGAAACGTTCCAAAACTGGCAAAGCGAGTTTTTATCAGTGTTATCTATCGTGGTGCTCACCATCTTCCTGAGGCAGAAGGGCTCGTCGGAATCAAAACCTGTTGATGCGCCGCACATGGAAACCGGTAAATAA
- a CDS encoding glycosyltransferase family 1 protein yields MKYQTKRVALISEHASPLASLGGVDTGGQNVYVAQLARHLAAQGYLVDVFTRKDNQELEDVIDWLPGVRVINIQAGPAANVIKEELLQYMDEFKGNMVAFIINRHLHYSLIHANFFMSAYVAMGIKKELDIPFVVTFHALGHVRKIHQAQADKFPAERLLIEEQAVQEACHIIAECPQDMDDLIQYYNAPESKVSIIPCGFSSKEFYPVGKSTARKILGLPQNEHIILQLGRMVPRKGVDNVIRALSNLKGLEKPVKLLIVGGESEILTEECCPEFARLMRVAREHNVVDSIIFTGRKDRHLLKFYYSAADLFITTPWYEPFGITPLEAMACGTPVIGANVGGIKYSIADGETGLLVNPHDPEILADKISKVIDNGELLSRMGENAIYRVNTHFTWAKVAKRVISLYDALIPAAGEAELITGEYQAA; encoded by the coding sequence ATGAAATATCAAACAAAAAGAGTTGCGCTGATAAGCGAACATGCATCACCATTGGCAAGCCTTGGCGGCGTTGACACCGGCGGCCAAAATGTGTACGTTGCACAGTTGGCCAGGCACCTTGCAGCACAGGGGTACCTGGTTGATGTATTTACCCGTAAAGACAATCAGGAACTTGAGGATGTGATTGACTGGCTTCCGGGAGTGCGTGTAATAAATATACAGGCAGGCCCTGCAGCAAACGTTATAAAAGAGGAACTGCTGCAATATATGGATGAATTTAAAGGTAATATGGTGGCGTTTATCATAAACCGGCACCTGCATTACTCTTTGATACATGCCAACTTTTTTATGTCGGCGTATGTGGCTATGGGTATTAAAAAAGAGCTGGATATACCATTTGTGGTAACTTTTCATGCATTGGGCCATGTGCGTAAAATACACCAGGCGCAAGCCGACAAGTTCCCTGCTGAGCGCTTGCTGATTGAGGAACAGGCCGTACAGGAGGCCTGCCATATTATTGCGGAGTGCCCTCAGGATATGGACGATCTGATACAATATTATAATGCACCCGAAAGTAAGGTCAGCATAATCCCGTGCGGTTTCAGTTCAAAAGAGTTTTACCCTGTTGGCAAGTCAACTGCCCGCAAAATATTGGGCTTACCGCAAAATGAACATATTATACTGCAACTTGGGCGTATGGTGCCGCGTAAAGGTGTTGATAATGTTATACGCGCTTTAAGCAATTTAAAAGGCCTTGAAAAGCCGGTTAAACTTTTAATAGTGGGCGGCGAGAGCGAAATTTTGACTGAAGAATGCTGCCCTGAATTTGCGAGGTTAATGCGCGTAGCGCGTGAACATAATGTAGTGGATTCTATCATATTTACCGGCCGCAAAGACCGCCACCTGCTTAAATTTTACTATTCAGCCGCCGATCTGTTCATCACCACCCCCTGGTACGAACCGTTTGGAATAACACCCTTAGAAGCGATGGCTTGCGGCACACCGGTAATAGGTGCCAATGTGGGCGGGATAAAATACAGCATTGCCGACGGCGAAACCGGGTTATTGGTAAACCCGCATGACCCCGAAATACTGGCGGATAAGATCAGCAAGGTAATTGATAATGGCGAACTGTTAAGCCGTATGGGCGAAAATGCGATATACCGGGTAAATACCCATTTTACGTGGGCAAAGGTTGCAAAAAGGGTTATCAGCTTGTATGATGCGCTTATCCCGGCCGCCGGCGAAGCCGAACTGATAACCGGGGAATACCAGGCAGCTTAA
- a CDS encoding glycosyltransferase family 9 protein, producing MMKLPASQIRKITIFRALQLGDMLCAIPAVRALRYAYPDAEITLIGLPWARSLTERFSNYFDKFISFPGYPGLPEQELNPAAFIAFLDDVQKIQFDLALQMQGNGSVINPMVELFGAAFTAGYSTEGHYAPDNGLFMPYPDHGHEIDRHLALMDFLGIPLQGNDMEYPLTTNDYDSLDQLNLGIEPKNYVCIHPGSRGAWRQWPVKYFAALADYCIEQGYKAVLTGTRDESDIVDSVISHMRYEPINTAGKTSMGAVGALIENAAMLISNCTGVSHIASAFKTPSIVISMDGEPQRWGPLDTRVHRTINWLQTPDFHLVFRETVEFVTLVS from the coding sequence ATGATGAAATTACCAGCTTCCCAGATCAGAAAGATAACAATTTTCAGGGCCTTACAGTTAGGCGATATGCTTTGTGCCATACCGGCTGTCCGGGCCCTGCGCTATGCATACCCTGATGCCGAGATAACTCTGATAGGTTTGCCCTGGGCAAGATCGCTTACTGAAAGATTCAGTAATTATTTCGATAAGTTCATATCCTTTCCCGGCTATCCCGGTTTGCCCGAGCAAGAATTAAACCCTGCTGCCTTTATCGCATTTCTTGATGATGTGCAAAAGATACAGTTCGATCTCGCACTACAAATGCAGGGTAACGGCTCTGTAATCAACCCGATGGTTGAACTTTTTGGGGCTGCTTTCACCGCCGGTTATTCCACAGAAGGACATTACGCGCCGGATAACGGCTTATTTATGCCCTATCCGGATCATGGGCATGAAATAGACAGGCACCTGGCACTCATGGATTTTTTGGGCATTCCGTTACAGGGGAACGATATGGAATATCCCCTTACGACAAATGATTACGACTCCCTCGACCAGCTTAACCTGGGTATCGAACCAAAAAATTATGTGTGCATACACCCTGGGTCGCGCGGTGCATGGCGGCAATGGCCCGTAAAATATTTTGCGGCGCTGGCCGATTATTGCATCGAGCAGGGTTATAAGGCAGTACTTACAGGCACAAGGGACGAATCAGACATTGTAGATTCAGTTATCAGCCATATGCGTTACGAACCTATAAACACTGCCGGCAAAACATCTATGGGCGCAGTGGGTGCACTCATAGAGAATGCAGCTATGCTCATTTCAAATTGCACGGGGGTATCGCATATCGCATCAGCATTTAAAACACCAAGTATTGTTATTAGTATGGACGGCGAACCGCAGCGATGGGGGCCTTTAGACACCCGTGTACATCGGACCATCAACTGGCTTCAAACACCCGATTTTCATTTGGTATTCCGGGAAACGGTTGAGTTTGTGACACTGGTGAGTTAA
- a CDS encoding cation diffusion facilitator family transporter, producing MPGSKTPIYTALAANLLIAATKLTAAFVTGSSAMASEGIHSLVDTSNEVLLLLGLRKSQRPPDEKRPFGYGKELYFWAFVVSLLFFALGGGFSIYEGVHHLLHPEPINNPIWNYIVLGIAFVFDGVSLITALREFNRQRGDTPFWKAVKQSKDPSTFVVLFEDSADVIGILLAFTGIVLSQVLNNPYLDGVASILIGLLLTMVAVFLVRESRSLLMGESAGKAEINEMILMIESDDATLSVVSSQSMYLAPEEVIVQLRVKFKPDVPSQEMVIVIDRLRTEIQQRYPHFRHLLVEPV from the coding sequence ATGCCCGGTTCCAAAACTCCTATCTATACCGCCCTGGCTGCAAACCTGTTAATAGCGGCTACAAAGCTGACAGCTGCGTTTGTTACCGGCAGCTCGGCCATGGCATCCGAAGGCATCCACTCGTTGGTTGATACTAGTAACGAGGTACTGCTGCTGCTGGGCTTGCGCAAAAGCCAGCGTCCGCCTGATGAAAAGCGCCCTTTTGGATATGGAAAGGAACTGTACTTTTGGGCGTTTGTGGTATCCTTGCTGTTTTTTGCATTAGGAGGCGGGTTCTCAATTTACGAGGGCGTCCATCATTTGCTGCACCCCGAACCAATTAATAACCCAATATGGAACTATATTGTGCTCGGCATCGCCTTTGTTTTTGACGGCGTTTCGCTCATTACCGCCCTGCGCGAATTTAACCGGCAAAGGGGCGACACCCCTTTTTGGAAAGCGGTAAAACAAAGTAAAGACCCATCTACATTTGTTGTGCTTTTTGAAGATTCGGCAGATGTAATAGGTATTCTTTTGGCATTTACGGGTATTGTTTTAAGCCAGGTATTAAACAATCCGTACCTGGATGGCGTGGCTTCTATCTTGATCGGTTTGCTGCTTACAATGGTAGCGGTGTTCCTGGTGCGTGAGAGCCGGAGCCTTTTGATGGGCGAGAGTGCCGGTAAAGCCGAAATCAATGAAATGATACTGATGATCGAATCGGACGATGCCACCCTTAGCGTGGTGAGTAGCCAGTCGATGTACCTGGCCCCCGAAGAAGTGATAGTACAATTGCGTGTTAAATTTAAACCAGATGTGCCCAGCCAGGAGATGGTGATCGTTATAGACCGGCTGCGAACTGAAATTCAGCAGCGTTATCCTCATTTCAGGCACCTGTTGGTAGAACCGGTGTAA